From the genome of Plectropomus leopardus isolate mb chromosome 4, YSFRI_Pleo_2.0, whole genome shotgun sequence:
tattcactcattcattgAAAACAGCcctgtaattaaaaatacatttctgaagtTTACTAAGTTTTGGTTAAAGCGATGCTCGGCTCATATTTGTAGCTTGTGTTGGTGGTGACGTAATAGATTGCACATGCTGCATAGGTGCTGCTGTTATTGCGTATGATGTCGTTTGATCTGAACCCGTAACCAAAACTGATAAAGAGGGCTGTGACGGCCAGCCAAGGGGCAGCCTGTATTTACCCTGCCATCAGCTAAACAGATGGCAGCTTGACGTGAGCAGCTGGGCCTGAAGATCCTGGTCCAGTTTGTTTGGAGCCCAAACACTGAGCTCAATCTCTGACAGACAGTTCCCAGTTATTCCTGCAGCCGGGCTGACATTAAGTACGTCACTGTGATGTCTTACTGGCACTTctagaaattttgtttttgccaattgCTGGCACGGAAATTTAGGATTTTGAATGTGATAGAATACGGAAGAACGTTTCTAACTATACCTAAGTGTGCAAGTTCCCACAATAGAGTGTGAGATGTATGCCTCGAgcccaaaataaaatacacaaaaggtACCTATGCAAAGAGCTTGATTATGCAACATTGCTATCTTTAAATCTGATCCCTCCCGTGTCTGCTTGATACGTTCTCTCCTCCCTGCAGACACTCAAAGCCTGTTAgttgaaaacattcaaattaaaGTTGAGCAGACTGAATGAGTGATAAAATCTGAGCTCATGTTGAACATTTAGACACAGTCCCTGTCTGTTACAAAGCCCTTAGTACAATACCTTCAACTGGACTGTTAATGGGAAAACTATtattaatactttaaaaatagCTGTTATTTAATTGAAATTAATTTCTCATAGAAAAAACAGTGCCTTAACCTTTGACGGTTTTTATGAAACTCCCTCCTGCTTAATTTTAGTCTTTAAATCCCTGTATACAAAACAGGATAACGGGGGAAACAGATGTTTCTAGGCAAACCTAAACACCGTGTCACACTCTTTCTCATTCAGTTTGACCAAACAGTACCAacagttctgttttttaaaggaaacccAGTCAGGCGAGCAGGGTTTTGAATTTATCTGCAGTCAGGTGGGAAGAGTcctacagctgtgtgtgtgaggtgttaACACTCAGTATGCGAAAAAGACAGGGCTCTGTAAATACAATAGGAACTTGAAATGTTCACACAGCTTACAGACAACAGTGGCTTGTAAAGCAGCTGTTTGAGAgtcagtgaaagtaaaaaacagagcaaaaaaaaaaaaaaaaaacatgtaggcAACATGGGTGGTGGTGAGGGGGGTGgtggttaatttttttaaaaacattgatcaTAAGGGAAAAATGATcttatttatgttatattaGAGTacgagaaaataaaaaaataaaaaatcgaAAGTCATCTACAgtgcagtacaaaaaaagaagtatgcAAATTAGAACATACCATATTCTTTTATAGTTTGCTATATATTTTATTGGTAGCTAGCTAAGTTGTTTATTGGTATTGATTTctatttagcactttttttgttaaaaattcaatacaattaataaaaaagatcatttttaagtGGGAAGCTTGCCCAGGGTACTAAATGTGTGGCACTAATAAAACCCATTATTGCACTGTGGTGGAGAAGAGGTGATAATTCCTTTAAAACCTGCCGTATTTACACCATCTTAATTCACTGTTTTATGTGTATTCCCTGTAGACTCCTTTTCTCAACTTGCATGTGCAACAATGGACTTTGCTGCCAAATTCTGGCTGGAAAAAAAGGGGttgtacagtgtgtttgtgtgcatgtgtagacACTATATCTGTCCAAACCACCCagctgaataaaacaaaaaagaaaaaatgaatgccACAAAATTGTGCTCAGTATTCTTTCGACCCCCTTATCTGAATTTGAGTGAACATGTCTTCTTGGATGTATTTAGTCTTGTTAGAGGAGTTGCCAGACACTTTCTAAAAGGCTCTGTTTTGGGACTGAATCCAGTCGGTAGGACACCCAAGTGATCAAGTGCAGATTAGTGCTAGACAGACATTAGGTAAAAGAGTGTAAGCTCACTGTCACGCGCACTCTTAACACAGTAACACACTGGCTCTCCAATGCCAGTCAGACACCAACTAACCACTTCAACTTTAGAATCTGGACTCTTTCCTTTCTTGTATTCTCATAAAAACTAGGCAGATAATAAGAAAAGCCCTCTaaagttttgacatttgatGTTCAAGTGCATGTGAGAAACCACAAACAAGGGTATGATGTATTACCGCCCGCTCTTACCTCTGTGTCTGTTGTCGTACTTGACGTTAATGAGGATCTCTTGACCTTGGCTTGTGTGATTGAGTGTGTGGGCGAGTCTGCAGCAGGAGGATGAAATGTGTGGTTGGGTTTTGGTGACAGGGGCGAGTTTCCTCTGGGTATGGGAGAGGTAGAAGGGGTAGGTCTTGGCGAAGGCCGTGGGGAAAAGGTCCCCATCTCGATGGCCAGGTCCTCGGTGCAGGCCAGGCCACGGCTGCGGAGGTAGTCATCCGTGTCTCTGTCCACCACCAGCAGCCTGGTGCGGTGGGGCACCTCACGGATACGGTCCACCACCTGCAGGGAGgagaagaataaaatgaaaattgttaGTGTGCTGTCAATTAGTTTGGGCTGCTCCTTGATTGACAGAGATTTGAATCACCAGCTGGAGACTCCTCTGTCGACTGAGATAGCTCCAAgccgttgtttttttttggtcagtgtgCTGTACGGTGTACTTCTGTGGATGTTTTACGCCCTAGATTTTGCTACGGAgcgagtgctcttgactttcacgctactctttgtTACAGGGTGATGCTGACATGCAGGCAGGTGCAGAGAGGAGAGATTCTGCACTGTAAGGCTTCAAAAGATAACGTTATCTTCTCTTGTCTGTTTAGAAGTGGTAAGATTACAGTTTAGAGCAACTTCATacgacacagtctctggcttttgtctgATATCTAGTAGGAGTCGACATTTTATCAGCCTGGATGATTATCGGGGCCGATCTTTGGCACTCTGATGATTGTCTGTATGGGcgctttattttaatgatcgctgataaaatttaattcattaaaaagcacaaaaaagtgtcagcataggaataaattttactttgtaaaacctcagggagctttttttattaattcatttttaattaaattttcacttgactttattaaaaaagttgctTTGAACATGCTGTATATGAcgttgaaagtctcagttttgagacatttgctaaaggcttttaatcaaagttttgtgttggagtttatcacattacaaattctaaatgacagaaagatttattgtaaatgcatatcggttctaaatatcagtctcattaactactaataattggtattgtTATTGGTcctgaaaaaacattatcagtAGACCCCTAACATCTAGTGTctacaaaaaatgttgcatattgtTGATCCGTTGTTAACTGTATTATATAAATGCTGCTGTTCTGCATGTTCCATGTAGCCCTGTTCaagctttaaaactttttatgaaaaacccccaaaacaaaacaaaacaaaacaaaacaaaacaaaacaaaacaaaacaaaacaaaacaaaacaaaacaaaacaaaacaaaattaactggTAATTAACTGGCCAGATTTGatttgactggcataattctgagtcagggaCAGTCCTTCGTTTAGTGCATACTTTTAACAGTGAATTGGACTGAACATAACATACTATAAACACAGCTATGACACCCTGTGATTCCCATTACACAAAGCTCGCATTGACCCATTTTGGTagccccccacctcctcctcctcctccttctcctcctcctcaggcaAAGGAAAAAGTGGTCTAACAGGTATAGAACTTATTGTTTGTACTTCGGAGAGTTTATGCGCCTCTCCTCTCTAACACTCAAGCACttgtctgtgattttaaaaaacgcATGTTTTGCCATCACTCACTTGATGGTGTTTTTCATTCTCCACATTCTCCCCGTTCACCTCCACCACCCGGTCTCCCGGTCGCAGCCCGCCCAGGTCCGAGGAGGAGCCGGGCTCCACTTTGCGGATGAACTGTCCGCCTCTATTCCGCTCACCGTGCAGGTGAAACCCATAGCCGCGCTCTCCTTTGATCAGGAAACAGAGCCTGGGTCTCAGCTCGCTCTCCATCACAGCGCGTCAATAGGGCGTAAAACAGGTCAAAGTGTCTCAGGAGAATAAGCAGGTGCTTGACCAAAGCGCGGTGGAAAGTCTTTTGCTCTTAATCCAACCTACGGCTGCGCGCTCCAGCGACCAAAAGATCATCATCATTTAGCATGATGCGAGTCCATTAATAATCCACAATTGTTTAGAGAGCACAAATCAAAAACTGGGCTAAAACTAATGAGTGTTTAATCCATCGTGCAAATGCCAAGGGGGCGTAAATATGAGCGCGCAAAAAGTGGTGCGTAAAACAGTGGCCAAAAATCGCGGACAGGGGCTAAATCCCGTCCATCGGAGAAATAATCCAAGAGATCAGAGATTAGAAAGCTTTTCCTCACACGTAACACTTAATTCTCCTCGTCAGATGGGTGTGTGTCCTCCTGTCCGACCCGGCGCGAGAGTGAAGAGGCGTCAACAACAGATGCCACGGGACGTCTCCCGCAGCGCACACCTGATGACGCAGCGCAGCCGCAATATCCTGGCAGGGAATAATAGCCTGCGAACATTAATGAGGCTGTTAGGggtgttaaaaatatttttttaaggacgAAATGAGTTCACTGCCAAGACACGTTAAATGTGGCCATGGACATTTCTTCCATTTACAGTCCCTTAAGACAGGCAGGTTTGTCCCGGGTAAACCAGGCTGTGCCCTCCGTCCTTATCCACCGTCTATCCCTGTCTTCAGTGGATAAAACGGGCTGTGAAGGTCAATAAAAGGACTATTGCGTAAAATTGTATACAAAGTCTCACGAAATATAAGATCAGGCTCATTTCAAAAGGAGTCTCTGGAGTAATTCAGCCAAGTTTGAGGGTGTGTGTTATTGATATTCAGGGAAGATGAGATATCCACATGGCAAATATAATTGAGGACAACACTTTAGCTGCACATACAGAgagtggtgaaagaagtatgtgaatcatttacttaagtaaaccaatactacagtataaaaatactcaataaCAAGTAAAAGTCATGCATTAAAAATTTCACGTAAGTAAAAGTATATACAGATATTAGCAATACAATGTGTATTCCAGTGAAAGTACTGACAATGCAGAGTGGGTACTGTCAGTGTTGTACTATATtattattcttcttcttattattattgttattattatgcatGGATTTAAACAGAGCTGCAACAGGTAATCGATTAGTCATCAgaagaaaattaataatttcatttattcattttattcaagcaaaatgtcaaacattttctggttccagcttcttaatCGTGAGAATTGGCTGTTGTTCTTTGTCATTTACAACAGtaaatgagtgtttgtgttttggactgttagtTGGACAATAGAAACAATATGAAGATATCACTTTGGAGTCCAGGAaattgtgatgagcatttttcacattttttagacttcacaattaatcagttaattgtgaaaataattggAAGATTaattgatgataaaaaaaaaaattgcttgttGCAGCCTTAGCTAATAGTGAAATTAAAAGTACAACATTCATATCTGGAATGCAGTAGAGTTagtaaaatggaaatactcaagaaagtaaaaatatctCCAAATTGTACCTGAGTACTTGAGTAGATGACTTCAAGTCACCCACTGGAAAAAACACTGCTAATGTGCCCTTGAGCAACATATCAGAGCCAAGAGGAAGAACATGAAAGATTGCCTCTGGATCGCTCCTGTCAAGCTGCTCTTAAACAAAGCACTCATTCAGCTGCCCAGTGGCCAACAGTCTCTACCTTAGTTAACAACATCATTAAAAAccaatacagtaaaaataaccaaataactACAACAACACAGATAAAAGCTCAAGCATACTTCCACAAACATGTGCACTGTCTAACATGTTACCGTGGCGTTAGTGTTTTGATATCTGTTACAGGCCTTTTTCACAGAAGACTGTTTGGCTTGAGGCAAGACAAACAGGTGTAACTATTAACAATGGCTCTGTTCCAGTTAAGTGTCCCAGTAATCCATGGCAGCTAGTTAGCACGCAATGACACGCCTGATGACGTGcagtcattttgaaaatgattaacACCTGTGGTTTTTATACTTCAACACGTATGTCTCTGAGGGATTTCACCAAATACGTACTATATAGGTTTCTTCAGGTTAGGGGTGTTGCGATATAACGGTATTGCAGATAACTTTggtatttcaaaatgaaatattgatattatgTTAATAATACACGTATGATGAGATCATGTAATTAATCTAGTGTCTTTTTTAGCATTCCCAATTTCTTACTTTGTCTCCGTCCCCCAATACCATCTGGTTGCCTTCTCACTATCCATTAAGTGTAACTGCTCTTtttgtacacttttttttgtacgCACTTTCTCCTCCTTACATGTGTATTTTGAGTGTAATTCATTTCCCcgagagacaaaacacacaataaacaaagttgAAACAGGTTTTCCCGCACATCATCTAACAGCATGCAGCCAAATCAGATGCTTATCAGCTCAAAGACGGAGACTTtccaaaggaaaggaaagggaCTGGAGCACACTGATCACTTAAATTTTGCAAACAGACGAATGTTTCAACACCAGTGTGTCTTCATCAGAGtcaaagaaacatgtttaaagatGAGTTTGACTGAATTTATTCAAAATCTATCTAGGTGGCATGATGGTGCAGTGGTTCTCAGCAAGAATCCGGGGTGGGGTGGCCTTTTTGTGAGGTTGCAAGTTCTCCCTGTATCAGTGTGGTTCTTTGGCTTCCCACAGTCCAAACACATGCAGGTTAAGTGGTGACTTAAATTGCCcttatgtgtgagtgtgaatggttgtctgcctctgtgtgtcagctctgtgatagtctggcgacttGTCCAGGGTGTATCCCGCTGGTCgcccagtgtcagctgggataggcaACAGCAGGATAGGCggttatggaaaatgaatgaaaattctTAAAGATATTGCGATAACATTGttatagtgatttttttccccctcaataATTATGTCATCAAAGTCTGATATTGTGCAAGCCCTAGTTCAGGTGTGATGCATTTTAAGCAGCAACCAACAAGCATGTTGTTATTCATTGAGACTATGTAATTATGGGATCTTCCCAagttaatttcttgttaatactgcatttttatgtttatatcaGCACTTTTAAAATTCTTAGTTGGTGGTGTTTAGCTGATTCTATTAAAGAGCATTTAATGACGAATTTTGACTAACTTATTGCGCAGTTTAAGGCAGAGGTAGGCAACATGTGGCTCCAAAACGACATGCAGCTCTTTTGCCCCTCTGCAGTGACaatgtgacttttattttaggCCATTCCCCAGCTAttaaaaaaaccacaaacaaacccaaatcTACagcattttctctattttttttccaaacccttgaaaaaaaatttaaattttaaatttaaaaaaaagttaaagtctgagaggaaaacagagaaCTTTATGGTGCATGAACAAATTTGATTTCTGTCaccaccaacactgcaaagttaaAGCACCAAATAATATGTCGCCCTCTGCAGAGCATCCACCATaaagtaaaacatattaatgaaagCTCATTTGGACCTATTAGTTATGTTGACAGGCTGACTTAATAGGCTGCGTTAACTTCATTATAAGGcgcaaatatgttttgtggctTCAgacagattaattttttttttagatttggggTCAAAAACAGCTCTTTTAATAGGAAAGATTGCTGACCCCCTTAGGACGTGATGTGACCAGCCAAGttactaaaactgaaaaatacaatCAGCTTTTACAGATAAAGTGTCTTAAGTACATTATAGATTGTGGGTACAGTATTGATGGGGGAACATAAAtactaaaatgcaacaaattggTTTACTGTTGATGCACTAAAAATACACTTAAGTTTATTTAAGTTTAATGTTCGTTTTTCCTCGATGTGCATTACACCAACTCCCTTTTGCTGGAGGAAAGGGCAAACTTGAAATAAGACCACCATTTCGACTCTcagtacatacatttttttatttggttagaaaaaaatgagcaataactgtacaaaaatatctaatgacataaaaagtgtaaaaagttttgttttagtgTCAAATAAAACTAATCTtattaaaagcagttttatttgACACTAAAGCTATGATGAAATATTCAGAAACATTCACATCGAGGGTTAGCTTAGATGCGTGTCTTACAATATCTttcagtgtgtgcgtgtttacatttatttggtCACAGCGTAGACAAAAACTGAATCAATGATTAACTTTGCTTTTTAGCTTCCGTCTCTGTGCAGAGGGGGAAACAGGTGTTTGCAGTGTCTCCGTCTTTGTGCTCTCATGTTTGACAGCAGATTCTTGTTCaggttcagtttttgttgtcaAGGAAGAGGTTTGACTCGGAGACCGTGGGGATCCAGCTTTAGGCCTCTTTGTAGGAGAGATCCTGTGGGCGGACGGACAGCTGTGCTGGttcagacacacagagcagagaggactgACGGGGAGACAAACCTGCTGACCGAAACCCACGAGAAGCCAGTTGATCTCACTCCACAGCTCCCTGcgacagacagtgagagaggaagGTCACTCTAAAGCTGCGTTTGCACACATTATATGGTGAAGAGGTACAATCAAAAACAGGAGTCAGCGATGTTCTGTGTGTAATCATGTCAGTCTGGGTGACATTTTTTGAGATCTGTTGGTCCATGTTAATCAGGTTGTACGGGTCAGCAGTAAATTAGTCATGCTGTTACCTGGGTAACCACTCCTCCAGGGCCTTGCGTGTTTCCTCTGGGTTCTTGGTGGGTTTCTTGAGCCAGCCCAGCCGATTAGAGATACGATGCACATGTGTGTCCAcgcctaaaaaaaaattaaaaataaatcaacatataCGAGAGCACACATATGCAGATCTGGATTTCTAGAAATGATGATGTGGACTCACTGTGTTGCCTACACCTAATCTAATCATTGCAGATTACCTGtagtctttttctgtttaagcTGGTATTTCAAGCAGCAACATTATATACCCTAGATTCATATTAGAAATTTCTAAActtctaaacaaaaaaaaaatgaatcagcaaCACACAAATTTGGTGCAGGTGCATGCAGTGAATGAGATGTGATATGTtagaggtccagtgtgtaaaatttagagggatttagtggcatctagtggtaaggATTGAAAATAGCAACCGGTGAAAACTACCGATTAGAATTCCTTCACTGTTAATTGTTCAAGAAGTTTTAACGGGGAGTttaattatccgcagaggtctcttcctctccaaagcaAATGCACCTGGCCATTAAAACCAGTAAGAACACTGAggaaagcagtttcacgttacaaagCAGTGTTCAGCTCTTCAGACACAGGTCACGAGCTTAACGCCCGCTAATGTTTGCTCACCTTCTTGTTCTAATAACTTAATGTGTACTCTCCTTATTTCTGCGTCAGTTGTTCTGAAGGTTTTTACCGTGAGTCacattatccgcagaggtctgcTCCTCTCCAAATCAAACGGACAAAGTGacttaatacaaaaaaagagaataaagcagttttacgttaaaaaataagtgtttccCCGATGCTTTTTGACTCGGTGGAACCCGTCCAtgagcccagcacctgctaatgtgacctttttgtttctgaaaactcagatccagacgttcaggttTTAACTG
Proteins encoded in this window:
- the nthl1 gene encoding endonuclease III-like protein 1 translates to MLQKEFGGDIPDSVEGLVRLPGVGPKMAHLAMNIAWDQVSGIGVDTHVHRISNRLGWLKKPTKNPEETRKALEEWLPRELWSEINWLLVGFGQQVCLPVSPLCSVCLNQHSCPSAHRISPTKRPKAGSPRSPSQTSSLTTKTEPEQESAVKHESTKTETLQTPVSPSAQRRKLKSKVNH